The genomic interval AGAACTATTCTTGACGCTGGGGTGCCGACCAATTGATCGGTCGGGGTGATATGCTGATGTCCACCGGAAACGATCTTATTCGTCTGCAATGTGCTTTTGTGGACACACCTGAGGTGGAGAAGATTACGGACTTTATTGGTGGCCAGCGCGCCTATCCCGAAGCCCACCTACTTCCAGAGTATGTAGGTGAAGAAGGCGGCGGTGTCGGGGACCTTGATTTGGACGATCGAGATAGCATGTTTGAAGATGCGGCACGCATTTTGGTTCAACATCAGCAGGGATCAGCCAGTCTCCTGCAACGAAAGTTAAAGCTTGGATACAACCGAGCTGGTCGTATCGTTGATCAACTCGAAGCTGCCGGCATCATTGGTCCTTTTGAAGGATCGAAGGCTCGGAAAGTATTGATCCCCGATGAAATGGCTCTAGAAGAGCATTTGAGAAAAGAAAAAGAATAGAATGAAACGAGTTATTGTAATTTTTGCGCTCTTGATGAGTTCTGTGGTTTACGGCCAACAGGATCCAGCTGCCAAAGCGCTCTTGGATGAAGTATCGGCTACAACCCGAGGGTATGAGAATATCGATTTGGACTTTTCCTTTTCATTGGTCAACACTTCGGCCAGTATACCTCCGGCAACGATGGAGGGATCGATCTTGATTCAAGGAGAATCCTATCACCTAGAATTAGAAGGAAACGAGCAAATCAGCGATGGAGAACGCATATGGCGCGTGCTTCCCGATGATGAAGTTGTAGAAACCATGGGCGTTGACGACATGGAAGAGGAAGGATTAACCCCTAGTCGCTTACTGACCATGTACGAATCCGGGTTCAAATACAAGCTCGGCGACAAAAAGGCGTTCCGTGATGGTGAGGTACAGTTGGTGTACTTGTTTCCAGAAAACCCAGAGGCCGTTCCCTACAGCAGTGTTGAACTGGCCATTGATGCGGACAAGAAACAGATCATGTACCTCATGGAGAACGGAAAAGATGGTACGGTCACTACGTACGAGATCTTGTCCTTTGAAACAGATGTGGAGGTTCCTGCAGGGTCCTTTACCTTTGATTCCAACAAGTACCCAGGCTTCGAAGTGATCGACGTCGGGTTCTAAAACCGGCGCGCCGATTTGAAAGTCATTTCCAAATTTACGCTCAAGGCTTTTGTTAGCCCTTTTGTGATCTCCTTTCTGGTGATCCTTTTCATCCTGCTCATGCAATTCGTGTGGAAGTACGTGGATGATCTCGTCGGAAAAGGACTCGAATGGTACGTCATTGCCGAGCTCCTGGTCTATACTTCCGCCAGCTTAGTGCCTCTTGCTCTACCCCTTGCCGTTTTACTAGCCAGCATCATGACCTTTGGGCGTATGGGTGAAAACTACGAGCTCGTGGCCTTTAAAAGCTCAGGAGTATCCTTTTTCAGGGTGATGCGCCCCTTGCTCATTGCCATGTTCTTCTTATCCATCGGCGCGTTTCTCTTCAGTAACTATGTCATACCCTATTCAAACCTGAAAAGCGGTGCTCTTCTCTGGGACATCACCCGAAGCAAGCCAGCCTTTAACCTGCGTGCCGGTGTTTTTTACAACGGCATTGAAGGATACAGTATTAAGGTGGCCTCAAAAGGCGGTGATAATGGCAACTTGCTCCAGGATGTCCTGATCTATGACCATACAGCCAATCGAGGTAATGTCAAGGTCATCAGCGCCAAAAGTGGTGAGATGCTCATTGATGAAGAGGCGAATACCATGACCTTGGAGCTCTATGAAGGCTTCAGTTATGAGGAGATGAACCCCGAGAATCGCCAGAAAAGAAAGAACTACCCCCTACTTCGCTCCCATTTCAGCAAAGAGGTCATTCGCTTTGACCTCAGTAATTTCAAGATGAAACGGACTGATGAAGGTCTGTTCAAAAACAACTACAAAATGTTGAAGTTCGACCAGTTGACTCAGGCTATTGACAGCTTGCAAGGTCAATTGGACGATGAAGAAGAGAACTTCAAGGAGCGTTTGGCTGTGCGGTACAACTACAACCCTCCCACCAAGGAAGGTGGTGTCAAGACCACCTCAAAAAAGAAGGTGTCCAATGACCCCGCAGTTCTGGACACTGTACCTGGGGACTTTCTGTTGGAGAACTACGGCATTCCCGAGCAACTGCGCATCATCCAAACCGCTACGGTCGCCGCACGAAACTCAAAGGCATACGTCTATTCCTACATCGGAGATTTTCGCAATAAGAATCGATGGATCGTCAAGCACAAACTGGAAACCCACAAGAAGTTTACCCTCAGTTTCGCAGTCATCTTTCTATTTCTCGTGGGCGCTCCACTCGGCAGCATTATTCGCAAAGGTGGAATGGGGCTTCCGGTCGTTGTAGCGGTCCTGATCTTCCTTTTCTACCACATTGTTTCCACTACGGCTGAAAAGCTCGGAAAAGACTTTGTCCTCACACCTTTCGGCGCGATGTGGCTCTCCAGCATGATCCTATTCCCCGTAGGAGTCTGGTTGACTTACAAATCCACTACGGACTCAGCCCTTTTCAACGCCGATCGCTATTGGCAACCCATTGAGAACTTTTTCCGCAGCATCTTCCAACGCAAAAAACGCCGCCGTGCGCATTCTTCAACTGACGCATAAACCGGCCTACCCACCCGTGGATGGTGGTTGCATTGCCATGCAAAAGGTAATGGAAGGATTTCTGCGCCTACGGCGCGATGTCGATGTCCTCACCCTGAGCACCTTCAAGCACCCCTACAGCCCCTCTGCCTACCCGTCGAAGGATGGATTGAGGGTCTTTTCCGCAGACATAGACTTGCGTATGAAGGCCTTGGACGCACTGAAGAACCTTGCCCGCCGTGAGAGTTATATCATGGAACGCTTTGAAGACAATCGCGTCCGGGAACAACTCAATAATCTTCTTTCCCAGAAGAATTACGAAGTCATATGGATTGAAAGTATTTTCTGGCTCCCCTACCTAGACCAACTGCAGGGAGCTGGAGTTCCATTGGTTCTTAGAAGCCACAATATTGAGCATCGAATTTGGCGGGAGTTGGCTTTCAAAGCTGGATTCCCAAGATCTGCCTATTTAAGGCTACTATCGCGCCGTTTGGGGCGTGAGGAGCGTATGATGTGGAATGGTGTAGAACAGATTTACTCCATTAGTCCTGAGGATCAAACCATCATCGAGCGCGAGACCAACACACCAGTATTCAATCTTCCCATGTCCGTTTCGGCCAATGACATCGCCGCACAACCTTCGAAGCCTTTTGAATGCCATCATCTAGGCGCTATGGACTGGATTCCTAACCAAGAAGGAATGCGTTGGTTCTTGGACGAGGTGTGGCCCTTGGTTCGGCGCAAAGAGGCTCAATCCATCTTCCACCTGGGAGGTCGAAGGATGACCCCAGAATTCCTGAACTGGAAAGCACCTGGCGTTCACGTTCACGGAGAAGTGGATGAACCCACAAAGTTTCGGGCGGATCATGGCGTCCTGGTTGTGCCGCTCTTCAGCGGTTCGGGGCTGCGCATCAAGATTCTCGAAGCTCTGAGTGAGGGCATTCCCGTTCTCGCAACACCGAAGGCGGTAGAGGGCCTTCCGAACCTGGAACAGAGTGGTATTATGGTCAGTGATGAGCCTCGTATGTGGGTGAAATACCTCGTAGAGCTCTGGCATCGGCCCGTGGAGGGCCAAAAAATCGCTCAAAAAGGAATGGACTACGTTCAACACCATTTCGGTGAGCCCGCAGTCGATGAACTTCTATCGCGTGGATTAGCGGTCTTAGATAAACCTTGAACCCCTCATTTTGGTTACTTTTGCGACGCTAATTTTGGGATATGTCGCATTTGCTCGATACGGTCGAAGAGGCCATTGAAGATATTCGGAACGGAAAGGTCATCATTGTCGTGGACGATGAGGATCGAGAAAACGAAGGTGATTTTGTTGCCGCTGCCGAAAAAGTTACACCAGAGATGATCAATTTCATGGCCGTTCATGGTCGTGGTTTGATCTGTACCCCTCTTCTCGAGGAGCGTTGTGAAGAGCTCGAATTGGAGCTTATGGTCGGAAAGAATACGGCCTTGCACGAGACGCCATTTACGGTTTCCGTGGATTTGAATGGACACGGGGTGACGACGGGCATTAGTGCATCGGACCGTGCGAAGACGATTCAAGCCTTGGTGGATCCCAATACAAAACCGGAAGACCTTGGACGTCCAGGGCATATTTTCCCCTTGAAAGCCAAGGCCGGTGGCGTACTGCGCCGCACGGGCCACACGGAAGCTTCCGTTGACTTGGCGCGGATGGCGGGATTGGAGCCTGCCGGGGTCATTGTGGAGATCATGAACGAGGACGGGACCATGGCTCGCTTGCCACAGCTGCGCGAAATTGCTGATAAATGGGACCTCAAACTCATCTCCATCGAAGACTTGATTGCCTATCGTCTCAACAACGAGTCTCTGATTAACAAGCGCGAGAGCTTCGAGATGGAGACCGCTCATGGGACATTTCAGTTGACCGCTTACGAGCAGCGCACCAACGGACAGATTCACATCGCGCTCTCCAAAGGAACCTGGACCGATGATGAAGCTGTATTGGTTCGCATGCACAGCTCCACCGTGAAAAACGATTTGCTCGAGGTATTGACCAAAGGCGGGCTTCCTGATTTGAACTCGTCTATGCAGCAAATCGCTGAAGCCGGAAAAGGGGTCATCGTTTACCTGAATATGGAGGGTCTAGGAGCCAACATCTTGGACACCCTTCGCAAAATGAAGGAAAGCACTTCCACTCCCCCACGACGCGATGCCCGGGACTTTGGGGTCGGTGCCCAAATACTTCGGTCCTTGGGCGTTTCCAAGATCAACTTGCTCACCAACCATCCGAGCAAACGCATTGGTCTAGTGGGTTACGGACTGGAGATTGTCGACAACACGGCTCTCTAAATAAAAAAGCCGACCCTGTATTGGATCGGCTTAATCACTTATTTACTTGGGTACTTTTTACTTGTACGCCTGCATTTGAACGTCGTAACGGTCGAGTTCCATGACCTTGGTCCAAGCAGCCACAAAGTCCTGTACAAACTTCTCTTTGGCATCATCACTGGCGTATACTTCCGCCAAGGCACGAAGCTCGGAGTTAGAACCGAAAATCAAGTCTGCGCGGGTTGCTGTATAGGTTTGCTTTCCAGAGCGACGACTCATACCGTTGAAGAGCTCGCGGCTTTCGTCTGCAGCGACCCATTCCGTTTCCATACTCAACAGATTCACAAACCAATCATTGGTCAAAGCCCCTGGCTTGTCCGTCATGATTCCCGTATCTGAACCATCCCAGTTGGCGCCAATGGTGCGCATACCACCCAAGAGCACGGTCATTTCTGGTGCTGTCAGGGTTAAGAGTTGCGCCTTGTCTACCAGCAACTGTTCCGTAGCGTAGGTATACTGTGCTTTAGAGTAGTTGCGGAATCCATCCGCCATGGGCTCCAATACAGCAAAGCTCTCAACGTCCGTTTCGGCTTGCGAAGCATCTGTACGCCCTACTGTGAAAGGCACTTCCACGTCATAGCCTGCATCTTTAGCTGCACGCTCCACTCCGGCATTTCCTGCCAATACGATGAGATCAGCCATGGAAACTTGCTTAGGGCTATTGCTCTCATTGAAGTCAAGCTTAATGCCTTCCAACACTTCAAGTACTTTATTCAGTTGCTCTGGATTGTTTACCTCCCAACTGCGCTGTGGCTCCAAGCGGATCCGGGCTCCGTTTGCTCCTCCTCGGAAGTCTGACCCGCGGAAGGTGGAAGCTGAAGCCCAAGCGGTAGAAACCAGTTCTGAAGTGCTCAAACCGCTTTTCAAGATTTGCTCCTTCAGGGAAGACGCGTCTTCAGCTGAGATCATATCATAGTCTGCCGCCGGCACGGGATCTTGCCAAACGAAGGTTTCTTCCGGTACTTCTGGCCCTAGGTAACGGGTATTTGGCCCCATGTCACGGTGCGTGAGCTTGAACCAAGCTCGAGCAAATGCCGCATCGAATTCCTCGGGGTTATCCCGGAAACGCTGAGAGATCTTATCATAGGCTGGATCAAAACGAAGACTCAAGTCCGTCGTCAGCATGGCTGGACGGTGCATTTTCTTTTTGTCGTAAGCGTCCGGCACGTTCTCTTTGGCGTCTTTGGCCACCCACTGTTTAGCGCCGGCCGGGCTTTCGACCAACTCCCATTCGTACAAATAGAGATTAGTGAAATACTGGTGGGACCATTCTGTTGGCGTTGTGGTCCAGATCACTTCCAATCCCGATGTAATGGCGTCTGGTCCTTTACCGCTCTTGTAGTCGCTGGTCCATCCAAATCCTTGCTCCTCGATGGAAGCGGCTTCCGGCTCGCTACC from Cryomorphaceae bacterium carries:
- the katG gene encoding catalase/peroxidase HPI — protein: MKRLVLVAGMFLTTVAFGQAQAGMSMEGGVCPVTGAVLNGTSANPHAAASTQATPLPEGVEGPTNRDWWPNQLDLTVLRQNSGLSNPMGSDFDYYKEFNELDYDALKADLRDLMTESQEWWPADWGHYGGLFIRMAWHSAGTYRTGDGRGGSREGQQRFAPINSWPDNANLDKARRLLWPIKQKYGSAISWADLMILTGNVALEDMGFETLGFAGGREDVWEPASNVYWGPETKWLADERYSGDRELERPLAAVQMGLIYVNPEGPNGKPDPVAAAKDIRETFGRMGMNDEETVALIAGGHTLGKTHGAGPASHVGSEPEAASIEEQGFGWTSDYKSGKGPDAITSGLEVIWTTTPTEWSHQYFTNLYLYEWELVESPAGAKQWVAKDAKENVPDAYDKKKMHRPAMLTTDLSLRFDPAYDKISQRFRDNPEEFDAAFARAWFKLTHRDMGPNTRYLGPEVPEETFVWQDPVPAADYDMISAEDASSLKEQILKSGLSTSELVSTAWASASTFRGSDFRGGANGARIRLEPQRSWEVNNPEQLNKVLEVLEGIKLDFNESNSPKQVSMADLIVLAGNAGVERAAKDAGYDVEVPFTVGRTDASQAETDVESFAVLEPMADGFRNYSKAQYTYATEQLLVDKAQLLTLTAPEMTVLLGGMRTIGANWDGSDTGIMTDKPGALTNDWFVNLLSMETEWVAADESRELFNGMSRRSGKQTYTATRADLIFGSNSELRALAEVYASDDAKEKFVQDFVAAWTKVMELDRYDVQMQAYK
- a CDS encoding glycosyltransferase; translated protein: MRILQLTHKPAYPPVDGGCIAMQKVMEGFLRLRRDVDVLTLSTFKHPYSPSAYPSKDGLRVFSADIDLRMKALDALKNLARRESYIMERFEDNRVREQLNNLLSQKNYEVIWIESIFWLPYLDQLQGAGVPLVLRSHNIEHRIWRELAFKAGFPRSAYLRLLSRRLGREERMMWNGVEQIYSISPEDQTIIERETNTPVFNLPMSVSANDIAAQPSKPFECHHLGAMDWIPNQEGMRWFLDEVWPLVRRKEAQSIFHLGGRRMTPEFLNWKAPGVHVHGEVDEPTKFRADHGVLVVPLFSGSGLRIKILEALSEGIPVLATPKAVEGLPNLEQSGIMVSDEPRMWVKYLVELWHRPVEGQKIAQKGMDYVQHHFGEPAVDELLSRGLAVLDKP
- the ribB gene encoding 3,4-dihydroxy-2-butanone-4-phosphate synthase, with translation MSHLLDTVEEAIEDIRNGKVIIVVDDEDRENEGDFVAAAEKVTPEMINFMAVHGRGLICTPLLEERCEELELELMVGKNTALHETPFTVSVDLNGHGVTTGISASDRAKTIQALVDPNTKPEDLGRPGHIFPLKAKAGGVLRRTGHTEASVDLARMAGLEPAGVIVEIMNEDGTMARLPQLREIADKWDLKLISIEDLIAYRLNNESLINKRESFEMETAHGTFQLTAYEQRTNGQIHIALSKGTWTDDEAVLVRMHSSTVKNDLLEVLTKGGLPDLNSSMQQIAEAGKGVIVYLNMEGLGANILDTLRKMKESTSTPPRRDARDFGVGAQILRSLGVSKINLLTNHPSKRIGLVGYGLEIVDNTAL
- a CDS encoding outer membrane lipoprotein carrier protein LolA, with amino-acid sequence MKRVIVIFALLMSSVVYGQQDPAAKALLDEVSATTRGYENIDLDFSFSLVNTSASIPPATMEGSILIQGESYHLELEGNEQISDGERIWRVLPDDEVVETMGVDDMEEEGLTPSRLLTMYESGFKYKLGDKKAFRDGEVQLVYLFPENPEAVPYSSVELAIDADKKQIMYLMENGKDGTVTTYEILSFETDVEVPAGSFTFDSNKYPGFEVIDVGF
- a CDS encoding LptF/LptG family permease, which codes for MILFILLMQFVWKYVDDLVGKGLEWYVIAELLVYTSASLVPLALPLAVLLASIMTFGRMGENYELVAFKSSGVSFFRVMRPLLIAMFFLSIGAFLFSNYVIPYSNLKSGALLWDITRSKPAFNLRAGVFYNGIEGYSIKVASKGGDNGNLLQDVLIYDHTANRGNVKVISAKSGEMLIDEEANTMTLELYEGFSYEEMNPENRQKRKNYPLLRSHFSKEVIRFDLSNFKMKRTDEGLFKNNYKMLKFDQLTQAIDSLQGQLDDEEENFKERLAVRYNYNPPTKEGGVKTTSKKKVSNDPAVLDTVPGDFLLENYGIPEQLRIIQTATVAARNSKAYVYSYIGDFRNKNRWIVKHKLETHKKFTLSFAVIFLFLVGAPLGSIIRKGGMGLPVVVAVLIFLFYHIVSTTAEKLGKDFVLTPFGAMWLSSMILFPVGVWLTYKSTTDSALFNADRYWQPIENFFRSIFQRKKRRRAHSSTDA